The following are from one region of the Epinephelus fuscoguttatus linkage group LG11, E.fuscoguttatus.final_Chr_v1 genome:
- the LOC125896972 gene encoding potassium voltage-gated channel subfamily S member 3-like: MGYGQILHRRGNEEDQVHLNVGGVRHQVDADMLLRFPHTRLARLLCCQSEAAILELCDDYSPSEREYYFDRNPRVFLCVLNFYHTGRIHMMEEACVFSFSQEIEYWGIQELHLSPCCSYWYHERKEYIEDREWDVRSDDQQHAPSIDSSFEELSALDKDLAKFKGAWCAEVRSYVWLRLEDPGHSRGSKIIAVASLSLVLTSIVAMCVHSMPEFQQVDDNEKPIEDPVLTILEEICIAGFSAEFIIRLIVAPSRRKFLGNPLNIIDVASILPFYATLALETADEEVAEENEDLENVGKVVQVLRLMRVLRILKLARHSIGLRALGATVRHSYHEVGLLLLFLSVGISIFSALIYFAEKEMESTDLGTIPSGWWWATITMTTVGYGDTCPVTVAGKIVATLCIVCGLLVVALPITIIFNKFSKYYQRNKAMEGKCIPKPERQDPELPHYNIRDLFTGSVYPFIGGIAFRNSVSSAGDDTDASSLQDIEVYDNDTCENGAAK; encoded by the coding sequence ATGGGGTATGGGCAAATCCTCCACCGACGAGGGAATGAGGAGGACCAGGTCCACCTCAACGTGGGAGGGGTTCGACACCAAGTGGATGCGGACATGCTGCTCCGCTTCCCTCACACACGCCTGGCTCGTCTGTTGTGCTGCCAAAGCGAGGCAGCGATCCTGGAGCTGTGTGACGACTACAGCCCTTCAGAGAGGGAGTACTACTTCGACAGGAATCCCCGGGTTTTCCTCTGCGTGCTCAACTTCTACCACACGGGGCGCATTCACATGATGGAGGAGGCGTGCGTCTTCTCCTTCAGCCAGGAGATCGAGTACTGGGGAATCCAGGAGCTCCACCTGAGCCCCTGCTGTAGCTACTGGTACCACGAGAGGAAGGAGTACATTGAGGACAGAGAGTGGGACGTCCGGAGTGACGACCAGCAGCATGCGCCGAGCATCGACTCCTCCTTTGAAGAGCTCTCTGCTCTCGATAAGGACCTGGCAAAATTCAAAGGTGCCTGGTGTGCAGAGGTGAGGAGCTACGTCTGGCTCCGGCTGGAGGATCCAGGTCACTCAAGGGGCTCAAAGATCATCGCCGTGGCCTCCCTCAGCTTGGTGTTGACCTCTATCGTTGCCATGTGTGTCCACAGCATGCCTGAGTTTCAACAGGTGGACGACAACGAGAAACCCATCGAGGACCCCGTCCTCACCATCCTGGAGGAGATCTGCATCGCTGGTTTCTCTGCCGAGTTCATCATCAGGCTGATTGTCGCGCCCTCCCGCAGGAAGTTCCTCGGAAACCCCTTAAACATCATCGACGTTGCCTCCATTTTGCCATTTTACGCCACTTTAGCTCTGGAAACAGCCGACGAGGAGGTCGCAGAGGAGAACGAGGACTTGGAAAATGTGGGGAAGGTGGTGCAAGTTCTGCGCCTCATGAGGGTTCTCAGAATCCTCAAACTGGCCCGCCACTCCATCGGGCTGCGAGCGCTGGGTGCCACCGTCCGCCACAGCTACCATGAGGTGGGTctgctccttctcttcctctcggTTGGGATCTCCATCTTTTCCGCCCTCATCTACTTCGCTGAGAAAGAAATGGAGAGCACAGATTTGGGGACCATTccttcaggctggtggtgggcCACAATCACCATGACCACAGTCGGTTACGGTGACACCTGCCCAGTAACAGTGGCTGGGAAGATAGTGGCCACCTTGTGTATCGTCTGTGGCCTCTTAGTGGTGGCTCTGcccatcaccatcatcttcaATAAGTTTTCAAAGTACTATCAAAGAAACAAAGCCATGGAGGGAAAGTGTATCCCAAAGCCTGAGAGACAAGACCCAGAGCTCCCTCACTATAACATCAGAGACCTGTTCACAGGAAGCGTGTACCCCTTTATAGGAGGTATCGCCTTCAGGAACAGTGTGAGCAGCGCAGGGGACGATACGGATGCCTCCAGTCTCCAGGACATAGAGGTGTACGATAATGACACTTGTGAAAATGGGGCGGCAAAATGA